A genomic region of Barnesiella viscericola DSM 18177 contains the following coding sequences:
- a CDS encoding arylsulfatase: MFFNRNILLSLTFGVSIASAQQQRPNIVLILADDLGFSDLGCYGGEIETPNLNKLADQGIRLTEMYNSARSCPSRACLLTGLYPHQVGLGHMEAGKSRQNWPQGYSGFRDNDNVTIAEVLQKEGYYTAMSGKWHLGLQKPTNRGFDDYYGLLGGFDSFWDSSKYVRLPQGAEPTLPIENNFYATHAITDYAIEFMEKGRELNKPVFLYLAYNAPHFPLHAPKEVIDKYMPYYLKGWDVIRDERFKRISQMHLLQGNPQMSPRGPVPASMFIDEPHEVPAWNSLTKEQQYDLARRMAIYAAMVDIMDQNIGRFIHAIKESGQLDNTLIFFLSDNGACAEWHEFGFDYKTGTQYVIHTGKELDEMGQPGTYHHYGTGWANVCNTPLKLYKHFATEGGISTPTIVWWGNHIKEKGAINHTPCHFTDIMSTCVDVAHAQYPSTYKGHAVQPMEGVSLVPLIEGNALKTRAIFAEHEGNRMVRLGDWKLVATHYTGQDWELYNIKEDRTEQNNLAPQYPEMVKELEAMYFQWAQRAHVEPFPQMWNKYNKKQFKIYKER, translated from the coding sequence ATGTTTTTCAATCGTAATATATTACTGTCTCTCACATTTGGAGTAAGTATCGCCTCTGCACAACAACAACGGCCCAACATCGTTTTAATTCTTGCCGACGACTTGGGTTTCTCCGACCTCGGCTGTTACGGCGGTGAAATCGAGACCCCCAACCTCAACAAACTCGCCGACCAGGGAATAAGGCTCACCGAGATGTACAACTCGGCCCGAAGCTGCCCCTCCCGTGCATGTCTCCTGACAGGACTATATCCCCATCAAGTGGGCCTGGGACACATGGAGGCCGGGAAAAGCCGCCAAAATTGGCCCCAAGGATACAGCGGGTTCAGAGACAACGATAATGTTACCATTGCCGAAGTATTGCAAAAGGAAGGATACTACACGGCCATGTCCGGCAAATGGCATTTGGGTTTACAAAAGCCCACGAACCGGGGATTTGACGATTACTATGGTCTGTTGGGAGGCTTCGACTCCTTTTGGGATTCTTCAAAATATGTCAGACTCCCCCAAGGAGCAGAGCCCACACTACCTATCGAAAACAACTTCTATGCAACTCATGCGATTACCGACTACGCCATCGAGTTCATGGAAAAAGGACGTGAGCTGAACAAACCGGTATTTCTATACCTGGCATACAATGCACCTCATTTCCCGCTCCATGCGCCCAAAGAGGTAATCGACAAATACATGCCCTACTATTTGAAAGGTTGGGACGTGATTCGAGACGAAAGGTTCAAACGGATTTCACAAATGCATCTGCTTCAAGGCAATCCTCAAATGAGCCCGAGAGGGCCGGTTCCGGCCAGCATGTTTATCGACGAACCGCATGAAGTGCCGGCCTGGAACAGCCTGACGAAAGAACAACAATACGACTTGGCCCGGCGAATGGCCATATATGCGGCCATGGTAGACATCATGGACCAGAATATCGGACGATTCATTCACGCCATCAAAGAGAGCGGGCAACTGGACAACACGCTTATCTTCTTCCTCTCGGACAACGGGGCCTGTGCCGAATGGCATGAGTTCGGATTCGACTACAAGACAGGAACCCAATATGTTATTCACACCGGTAAAGAACTTGATGAAATGGGACAACCCGGCACTTACCACCACTATGGAACCGGCTGGGCAAACGTTTGCAACACTCCGCTGAAACTATACAAGCACTTTGCCACCGAAGGGGGTATATCAACACCGACTATTGTTTGGTGGGGCAATCATATCAAAGAAAAGGGGGCGATAAACCACACTCCCTGTCACTTTACCGATATCATGTCCACATGCGTCGATGTAGCTCATGCACAATACCCTTCAACATATAAAGGTCATGCTGTACAACCTATGGAAGGAGTATCGCTGGTCCCCCTTATCGAGGGGAATGCTCTCAAAACAAGAGCTATCTTTGCCGAACACGAAGGGAACCGAATGGTTCGGCTCGGCGATTGGAAATTGGTTGCCACCCACTATACAGGACAGGATTGGGAACTCTACAACATAAAAGAAGACCGAACGGAGCAAAATAACCTGGCCCCTCAATACCCCGAGATGGTCAAGGAACTCGAAGCGATGTATTTCCAATGGGCCCAAAGGGCTCATGTCGAGCCTTTCCCACAAATGTGGAACAAATACAACAAAAAACAATTCAAGATATACAAAGAGAGATAG